Proteins from one Sulfurovum sp. TSL1 genomic window:
- a CDS encoding efflux RND transporter permease subunit: MYKFAINRPITTLMGVLSFIVFGLMSYNTMPVNLFPNVDFPVVTIQTTYDGADASTVETKVTDKLEEAVSGIDGIDKLMSTSYEGFSTVTIQFELFKDIDEATNDVRDKIGSVVLPNEVEKPIVKKLGASGVVIDLFVASKTGDVTALMRMSDEKIKPILQRIKGVGEVNIIGYQDREIRIFVDPFKLNKYDLTPLDVQNIVAAQNINQGAGKLISDQKETVIKVKADAISVDDLRELIIKPGIKLKDVARVVDGLSDSSSFSSYNGNQGVMLEVKKISGENVLDIINGVKAVMPRLETIAGDDYVLQLLQDQSDKIMVNIDNVTFDLIYGSILAIIIVFFFLRNITATIVSALAIPTSIIGTFAIIDWLGYDLNKLTLIGLTLAIGIFIDDAIVVIENITKKMEAGMEPFKASFEGIKEVSFSILAISSVLLAVFVPVAFMDGIVGMFFNSFAMTVASGVVISYLVAVMFIPTVGARVLSAKESRFFHLTEPLFVKLDRAYVALLKPLIRFKWITILVTIGVLVASTKLSTGMDFVPMQDNSEFQVFTKAPVGTSLEEMKKKMKPMLEKMQSDENIEYTVLSIGYNSAKEIHKAKIYAKLKPVDQRSVSQEDVVQQYANAFKTIKDMVVTVEEVAPFDTGSSNAPVQIVVTGSDLDVLNETTQKLMDLLKQTKGAVGIDRDYESGKPEIKIDILRENAQRSGVSANEIAGILSSAYSSDRAISYYEENGREFDITLRFDDQYRSTIDDIKKLQVKNREGEFVSLEGLITFEEHTGTASINRYDRERKVMVTSGMYETSLDVIMKVVDDKIGEILPAGYNYRYTGDIENMADTNAAFGAAVLLAIILIYLILAALYESIVQPFIIMVAMPLSFTGVIVALYLTGNNFSLFVMIGIILLLGMVGKNAILVVDFANQAIKEGKEVNEAILEAGEKRLRPILMTTFAMIGAMLPLAFGGGAGHESNAPMALAIIGGLMSSTILTLLVVPAIYRIMYPMDAWLRKWYEKGKV; this comes from the coding sequence ATGTATAAATTTGCCATAAACAGACCTATCACCACCCTGATGGGAGTCTTGTCGTTCATTGTATTTGGATTGATGTCCTACAATACAATGCCTGTCAATCTTTTCCCCAATGTCGATTTCCCTGTAGTTACCATTCAAACGACCTACGACGGTGCTGATGCCAGTACAGTGGAAACCAAAGTGACAGATAAACTCGAAGAAGCTGTCAGCGGGATCGATGGGATCGATAAACTGATGTCGACCTCCTATGAAGGATTTAGTACGGTGACCATCCAGTTTGAGCTTTTTAAGGATATCGATGAAGCGACGAACGATGTACGTGACAAGATCGGTTCTGTTGTACTTCCCAATGAAGTGGAAAAACCGATCGTAAAAAAACTGGGTGCAAGCGGCGTGGTGATCGATCTTTTTGTTGCCAGTAAAACAGGTGATGTCACTGCACTGATGCGAATGTCAGATGAAAAGATCAAGCCTATACTTCAACGTATCAAAGGTGTGGGCGAAGTCAATATCATTGGGTATCAGGACAGAGAAATACGTATTTTTGTTGACCCGTTCAAGCTCAATAAATACGATCTTACACCACTTGATGTGCAAAATATCGTTGCGGCTCAGAACATTAACCAGGGGGCGGGTAAGCTTATCAGTGATCAAAAAGAGACTGTGATCAAAGTGAAAGCGGATGCCATCAGTGTGGATGATCTTAGGGAATTGATCATCAAACCGGGAATTAAACTGAAAGATGTTGCGCGGGTTGTAGATGGTTTGAGTGACAGCAGCAGTTTCTCTTCGTACAATGGAAATCAAGGTGTCATGCTCGAGGTTAAAAAGATCTCCGGGGAAAATGTACTGGATATCATCAACGGGGTGAAAGCAGTGATGCCGCGTCTTGAAACCATTGCCGGGGATGATTATGTGCTACAGCTGCTCCAGGACCAGAGCGATAAGATCATGGTGAATATAGACAATGTGACCTTTGACCTTATCTATGGTTCCATATTGGCGATCATCATTGTCTTTTTCTTTCTTCGAAATATCACTGCGACGATCGTTTCTGCATTGGCCATTCCTACATCGATCATTGGTACGTTTGCTATTATTGACTGGTTGGGGTACGACCTGAACAAATTGACACTCATAGGACTCACACTTGCCATAGGTATCTTTATCGATGACGCGATCGTTGTGATCGAGAACATCACTAAAAAGATGGAAGCAGGCATGGAACCGTTCAAGGCATCCTTTGAAGGGATCAAAGAGGTATCATTTTCCATTTTGGCGATCTCTTCGGTACTGCTTGCCGTGTTCGTACCGGTTGCCTTTATGGACGGGATCGTGGGTATGTTCTTCAACTCGTTTGCCATGACCGTAGCTTCAGGGGTTGTGATCTCTTATTTGGTAGCGGTGATGTTCATCCCGACGGTCGGTGCACGTGTATTAAGTGCCAAGGAGAGTAGATTTTTCCATTTGACAGAGCCTCTTTTTGTCAAACTTGACAGGGCCTATGTAGCGCTGCTCAAACCTTTGATCCGTTTTAAGTGGATCACGATCCTGGTCACGATAGGAGTATTGGTTGCCTCGACCAAACTCTCTACAGGAATGGACTTCGTACCGATGCAGGACAACAGTGAGTTCCAGGTATTTACCAAAGCACCGGTAGGAACAAGCCTGGAAGAGATGAAGAAAAAAATGAAGCCTATGCTTGAGAAAATGCAGAGTGATGAGAATATAGAGTATACGGTACTCTCCATTGGGTATAACAGTGCCAAGGAGATCCATAAGGCCAAGATCTATGCAAAGCTCAAGCCCGTAGATCAGAGGTCCGTTTCTCAGGAAGATGTAGTGCAGCAGTATGCCAATGCATTCAAAACGATCAAAGATATGGTCGTGACGGTGGAAGAGGTTGCACCGTTTGATACGGGCAGCAGCAACGCTCCCGTACAGATCGTCGTGACAGGAAGTGATCTTGATGTGTTGAATGAAACGACACAGAAGTTGATGGATCTGCTCAAACAGACCAAAGGGGCCGTAGGTATAGACAGAGACTATGAGAGTGGAAAGCCGGAAATAAAAATAGATATATTAAGAGAAAATGCACAGCGTTCCGGTGTGAGTGCGAATGAAATAGCCGGTATCCTTTCGAGCGCGTATTCCAGTGACAGAGCGATATCCTATTATGAAGAGAACGGCCGTGAATTTGATATCACCCTGCGTTTCGATGATCAGTATCGAAGTACGATCGATGATATTAAAAAACTTCAGGTCAAAAACCGTGAGGGTGAATTTGTTTCGCTTGAAGGATTGATCACGTTTGAAGAACATACCGGAACAGCATCCATTAACCGCTATGACCGTGAGCGTAAGGTCATGGTGACATCGGGGATGTATGAGACCAGTCTGGATGTGATCATGAAAGTGGTCGATGACAAAATAGGAGAGATACTTCCTGCAGGGTATAACTACCGTTATACGGGAGATATCGAGAATATGGCCGATACCAATGCCGCATTTGGTGCTGCAGTACTTTTGGCAATTATTTTGATCTATCTGATCCTTGCGGCACTCTATGAGTCGATCGTCCAGCCGTTCATCATTATGGTGGCGATGCCGCTTTCCTTTACCGGGGTGATCGTGGCACTCTACCTAACGGGGAATAACTTCAGTCTCTTTGTGATGATCGGTATCATTCTTTTGCTTGGTATGGTAGGGAAGAATGCAATTCTGGTCGTTGACTTTGCAAACCAGGCGATCAAGGAAGGCAAAGAGGTCAATGAAGCCATCTTGGAAGCTGGGGAAAAAAGACTTCGTCCTATCCTCATGACCACGTTTGCCATGATCGGGGCGATGCTCCCTCTGGCTTTTGGAGGCGGTGCAGGGCATGAGAGCAATGCACCCATGGCACTGGCGATCATCGGAGGGCTTATGAGTTCCACTATTTTGACCCTTTTGGTGGTCCCTGCAATTTACCGTATCATGTACCCGATGGATGCATGGCTGAGAAAATGGTATGAGAAAGGAAAAGTATAA
- a CDS encoding histone deacetylase, with product MKVAYITDDIYLQHDTGAMHPESPARLKAINRAIAPLSTSLVLKSPISASEHILELVHSAEHIETIKNVCAYEGRIDSDTVCSADSFDAARMAVGAGVVALDGIRSGEFERAFCAVRPPGHHARPAQAMGFCLFNNIAIAARYAQSIGYKKVMIVDFDVHHGNGTQDTFYDDDSVFYFSSHQAYIFPGTGAQSEKGEGKGMGYTANFPVMAGTSDSELLDIYGNDLPSFVKNFNPDIILVSAGYDLHESDPLAQLNITTEGIRSIVRCILDSADVPFVFFLEGGYNVNALGENVKVTLEEMLKSTSL from the coding sequence ATGAAAGTAGCATATATAACTGATGATATCTATCTACAGCATGATACCGGTGCAATGCATCCGGAGTCTCCAGCGCGCCTGAAGGCAATCAACAGGGCCATTGCACCATTGTCTACATCATTGGTTTTAAAATCCCCTATCAGTGCTTCTGAGCATATACTTGAACTCGTTCATTCTGCTGAACATATAGAGACCATTAAAAACGTTTGTGCCTATGAGGGAAGGATCGATTCGGATACTGTTTGCAGTGCTGATTCCTTTGATGCAGCGAGAATGGCTGTGGGGGCTGGAGTAGTGGCGTTGGACGGTATTAGGTCTGGGGAATTTGAACGGGCTTTTTGTGCCGTAAGACCACCAGGACATCATGCCAGACCTGCACAGGCCATGGGATTTTGTCTTTTCAATAACATTGCCATCGCTGCACGGTATGCACAGAGCATAGGGTACAAAAAAGTGATGATAGTCGATTTTGACGTGCATCACGGTAATGGTACACAAGATACTTTTTATGATGATGATTCCGTATTTTATTTTTCTTCACATCAGGCATATATATTTCCGGGAACAGGTGCCCAATCAGAGAAGGGTGAAGGTAAAGGCATGGGATATACTGCAAACTTTCCAGTGATGGCTGGAACTTCAGACAGTGAATTGCTTGATATCTATGGAAATGATCTGCCCTCATTTGTCAAAAACTTTAATCCTGACATCATCCTGGTCTCTGCAGGGTATGATCTACACGAAAGTGACCCTTTGGCACAACTGAATATCACTACTGAAGGCATAAGAAGTATAGTAAGGTGTATACTGGATAGTGCGGATGTTCCCTTTGTGTTTTTTTTAGAAGGGGGTTATAATGTCAATGCTTTGGGAGAGAATGTCAAAGTAACACTGGAAGAGATGCTGAAAAGCACCTCTCTGTAA
- a CDS encoding efflux RND transporter periplasmic adaptor subunit has product MPSLKKMVVLLLAVLQLHAEEIYATFEVKAEKSASLAFSSSGIIGEMQVDIGSVVKKDALLAELLNDDIEAMVEVSKVALKYAESDYERQKKVQQHINVSLFESYAYKYDNAKVQLKYQETLLAKTYLHAPFDGMITAKHSEVGDVVSGQMITEVYDIQSLKARKLILNFDQKYHGKVKVGDSFKYKVDGDDTVYEGTIYKIYPTIDTKSRKMSAEVKAESFPVGLFGDGYITVK; this is encoded by the coding sequence ATGCCGAGTCTTAAGAAGATGGTAGTTTTATTATTGGCAGTGTTGCAGTTACATGCAGAGGAGATCTATGCAACCTTTGAAGTAAAAGCCGAAAAGAGCGCTTCCTTGGCTTTTAGCAGCAGCGGTATAATCGGAGAGATGCAGGTGGATATCGGGTCAGTTGTGAAAAAAGATGCATTGCTGGCAGAACTGCTTAATGATGATATTGAAGCGATGGTCGAGGTCTCAAAAGTGGCCCTGAAATATGCAGAAAGTGACTATGAACGTCAAAAAAAGGTCCAGCAGCATATTAATGTCTCCCTGTTTGAGAGTTATGCCTATAAATACGACAATGCGAAAGTGCAACTCAAGTACCAGGAAACACTTTTAGCCAAAACCTATCTTCATGCTCCTTTTGACGGCATGATCACTGCAAAACATAGTGAAGTTGGAGATGTGGTCAGCGGTCAAATGATCACGGAGGTCTATGATATACAAAGTCTAAAAGCACGAAAGCTCATACTCAATTTTGATCAAAAATATCATGGTAAAGTGAAAGTTGGTGATAGCTTTAAATACAAAGTAGATGGAGATGATACAGTGTACGAGGGAACTATCTATAAGATCTATCCGACCATCGATACAAAATCACGAAAGATGTCGGCTGAGGTCAAAGCAGAGAGTTTCCCTGTGGGACTTTTTGGTGATGGATACATTACAGTAAAGTAG
- a CDS encoding radical SAM/SPASM domain-containing protein, with translation MKFYRIYIELTNVCGLSCSFCPTKALPTKEMDLDFFESIVNQAKGYTKEIACHVVGDPLTLSNLNAYLDIIHKHGLKAMLTTSGYFLKKHAHDTLFHPCVKQINISLNSFNKNDTALTFEQYMNPVLALCEAKLKREEEIFINLRVWNLDEMMSERTFNETLFEKLSSAFDTELDLDTIYQEKPKSIRLASKVLVHFDNYFEWPSLNNKIYGHGTCQGLQSHVAILASGKVVPCCLDCDGIVELGDLHENTLDEILTAKRAVNMLEGFKEGKAVEELCQKCSYKDRFND, from the coding sequence ATGAAGTTTTACCGTATTTATATAGAGCTTACCAATGTATGTGGGCTCTCCTGCAGTTTTTGTCCTACAAAAGCCTTACCCACCAAAGAGATGGATCTGGATTTTTTTGAATCCATTGTGAACCAGGCCAAAGGGTATACGAAGGAGATCGCTTGCCATGTTGTCGGGGATCCACTGACACTGTCCAATCTGAATGCCTATTTGGATATTATCCACAAGCATGGACTTAAGGCGATGCTCACGACCAGCGGATATTTTTTAAAGAAGCATGCTCATGATACACTGTTCCATCCCTGTGTAAAACAGATCAATATTTCACTCAATAGTTTCAATAAAAATGATACTGCTCTCACCTTTGAACAGTATATGAACCCCGTACTTGCGTTATGTGAAGCAAAATTGAAGAGGGAAGAAGAGATCTTTATCAATTTACGTGTATGGAATCTAGATGAAATGATGAGTGAACGCACGTTTAATGAGACACTCTTTGAAAAACTTTCGTCTGCGTTTGATACCGAACTTGATCTTGACACCATTTATCAAGAGAAACCAAAGTCCATACGTTTAGCCTCTAAAGTGCTTGTTCATTTTGACAACTACTTTGAATGGCCTTCTTTAAATAATAAAATATACGGTCATGGTACCTGTCAGGGCTTACAGTCACATGTGGCTATCCTGGCCAGTGGGAAAGTCGTACCTTGCTGTTTGGATTGTGATGGTATCGTAGAACTCGGAGACCTGCATGAAAATACGCTGGATGAGATTTTAACTGCAAAACGTGCTGTCAATATGTTAGAGGGGTTTAAAGAGGGCAAAGCGGTGGAAGAGCTTTGCCAGAAGTGTTCATATAAGGATCGATTTAACGATTAA
- a CDS encoding phospholipase A: MFRISIFSVLLFTVLSSVYLLAQGADEYTKALASYQEKDYGKAYGVIKKEAQEGNKEAQYILAQMYENGEGVKKDLLKAVHWYKQAASKYAYVQREYKKPVRKKEESFFERVQKQFTYTSEQKGANFAFSKIDVETPEVKSMVMKFLENRFGLHPYKTNYFAPFTYSSSRYRRPSSIYNGSVLSDDVLQDIEYENNIEAEYQLSFQKPLTYDLFGWNEYISVAYTQQVWWKLYDASAPFRETNYTPELYMILPTSDDWDEKYNLKAFKFGYRHQSNGEEGYASRSWNRLFLSTLWQWDSLFMRVEGWYRIPESRKSDAFYEGTDPNDSGDDNPDITDYLGYGEIELQYLYGEHQFNLYVRNNFDFQENKGAIQLDYTTPFFNSENTFWYVKLFSGYGESLIDYDRSVTKMSVGFAFSKGLF, encoded by the coding sequence ATGTTCAGGATCAGTATATTCAGTGTGTTGTTGTTTACAGTGTTAAGCTCGGTATATCTACTGGCTCAAGGTGCAGATGAATATACGAAAGCTTTGGCATCTTATCAAGAAAAAGATTATGGTAAAGCCTATGGTGTGATAAAAAAAGAAGCACAGGAAGGTAATAAGGAAGCCCAGTATATTTTGGCGCAGATGTACGAGAATGGTGAAGGTGTAAAGAAAGATCTTCTCAAAGCAGTCCACTGGTACAAACAGGCTGCTTCCAAATATGCCTATGTACAGCGGGAGTATAAAAAACCTGTACGTAAAAAAGAGGAGAGCTTTTTTGAAAGGGTACAAAAGCAGTTTACCTATACATCAGAACAGAAAGGTGCGAACTTCGCCTTTTCTAAAATAGATGTTGAAACACCGGAAGTCAAATCAATGGTTATGAAGTTTTTGGAAAATCGTTTTGGTCTGCATCCCTATAAGACCAATTATTTTGCACCGTTCACCTATTCGTCAAGCAGGTACAGGCGTCCTTCCTCCATATATAACGGGAGTGTTTTATCTGATGATGTGCTACAAGATATAGAGTATGAGAATAATATAGAAGCAGAGTACCAGCTCAGTTTTCAAAAACCTTTGACCTATGATCTTTTTGGCTGGAATGAATATATTTCTGTAGCCTACACCCAACAGGTATGGTGGAAACTCTATGATGCATCAGCACCGTTTCGGGAAACGAACTATACGCCGGAACTCTATATGATCCTACCCACATCGGATGATTGGGACGAAAAATACAATTTAAAAGCATTCAAATTCGGGTATAGACACCAATCGAACGGAGAAGAAGGGTATGCCTCCAGATCATGGAACAGACTCTTTTTATCGACCTTATGGCAGTGGGATTCACTTTTTATGAGGGTTGAAGGATGGTACAGGATACCTGAAAGCAGAAAAAGTGATGCTTTTTATGAAGGTACTGATCCCAATGATTCCGGTGATGATAACCCCGATATCACGGATTATTTAGGCTATGGCGAGATAGAGCTTCAATACCTGTATGGAGAACATCAGTTTAATTTGTATGTACGGAATAATTTTGATTTTCAGGAGAATAAAGGAGCTATTCAACTTGACTATACCACACCATTTTTTAATTCAGAGAATACATTTTGGTATGTTAAACTGTTTAGTGGATATGGCGAAAGTTTGATCGATTATGATAGAAGTGTGACAAAAATGAGTGTTGGATTTGCATTTTCAAAAGGATTGTTTTAA
- a CDS encoding adenylate kinase, whose product MKKLFLIIGAPGSGKTTDASIIAERNSDTIVHYSTGDMLREEVASGSELGQTIESYISKGALVPLNIIVDTIVSAIKNAPVDNVLIDGYPRSTEQMTAFDELVSKEDDIELASVIEVRVSEQVARDRILGRRAEAAPGEERSDDSEEVFNDRMKIYTDPLAEIQAFYTEKNLLEVISGERTLEEVVADMEAFVKSKI is encoded by the coding sequence ATGAAAAAATTATTTCTTATCATCGGAGCACCGGGTTCGGGAAAAACAACAGACGCAAGTATCATCGCTGAAAGAAACAGTGACACAATCGTACACTACTCTACTGGAGATATGCTAAGAGAAGAAGTAGCTAGCGGTAGCGAACTGGGGCAAACGATAGAAAGCTACATCTCTAAAGGTGCGCTGGTACCACTGAACATCATCGTAGATACGATCGTATCTGCTATCAAAAATGCACCGGTAGACAATGTACTTATCGATGGTTATCCAAGAAGTACAGAACAAATGACAGCCTTTGATGAACTGGTATCAAAAGAAGATGACATTGAACTTGCTTCAGTGATCGAAGTAAGAGTGAGTGAGCAGGTAGCCAGAGACAGAATTTTAGGTCGTCGTGCAGAAGCAGCACCTGGTGAAGAGAGAAGTGATGACAGTGAAGAAGTATTTAACGATAGAATGAAGATCTATACGGATCCATTGGCTGAAATTCAGGCATTTTACACTGAGAAGAACCTATTGGAAGTGATCTCCGGTGAAAGAACACTTGAAGAAGTGGTTGCCGACATGGAAGCGTTCGTAAAGAGCAAGATCTAA
- a CDS encoding OmpP1/FadL family transporter gives MNVKTTRTLGKLIALSLITSTMIHATNGDNLIAVGAKARGMGGVGIAMSHGAESGLSNGALITSVESSEIGFGGTLFMPDIKTQINVFADGEITSDADMNVIPEVSLAHKIDDNWYIGVGMWGTGGMGTDYQDNTPQNAQTGTFGNFRMVTNLQLMQFAVPIAYKTGGLSLSVTPVLQYGNLDINYVIPANAFGMGAPSADQNIGAGLAQDFGFGYNLGLAYDFTANGIAGLTFGAMYKSTIEMEYDYQLTTAIAPFQAFGPTLPITDTLEQPEEYGVGLAYAMGQHTIAFDYKKIKWSSAKGYSEYGWDDSDVYAVGYQYTENEWTVRLGYNHASSAVVEGSDARLNFFNLLGFPATAEDHYTVGASYEFSKQYSLDLAYVHQDNNNETFDVSGLFGPGATVSTDHAEESVSFQLAYKF, from the coding sequence ATGAACGTAAAGACAACAAGAACCTTAGGGAAACTGATCGCACTTTCACTTATTACTTCAACAATGATACATGCGACAAACGGAGATAACCTTATCGCTGTGGGTGCAAAAGCCAGAGGTATGGGTGGTGTTGGTATCGCTATGAGTCATGGTGCTGAATCTGGGTTGAGCAACGGTGCACTGATCACAAGTGTAGAAAGCAGTGAAATCGGGTTTGGTGGTACACTCTTTATGCCTGACATCAAAACACAAATTAATGTGTTTGCGGATGGTGAGATCACAAGTGATGCAGATATGAACGTGATACCAGAAGTGTCCCTTGCGCATAAAATCGATGACAATTGGTATATCGGTGTAGGTATGTGGGGAACCGGAGGAATGGGTACAGACTACCAAGACAATACTCCGCAAAATGCTCAGACCGGTACTTTTGGAAACTTCAGAATGGTTACAAACCTTCAACTGATGCAGTTTGCTGTACCAATTGCCTATAAAACAGGTGGATTAAGTCTTTCAGTCACACCTGTACTTCAATATGGAAACTTAGATATTAATTATGTCATACCGGCAAATGCATTTGGAATGGGAGCACCATCTGCTGACCAGAATATAGGTGCAGGTTTAGCACAAGACTTTGGTTTTGGGTATAACTTAGGTCTTGCATATGATTTCACTGCAAATGGAATAGCTGGGCTTACTTTCGGTGCTATGTATAAATCGACTATTGAGATGGAATACGATTATCAACTTACTACTGCTATTGCACCATTTCAAGCTTTTGGTCCAACCCTTCCTATCACAGATACACTTGAACAGCCTGAAGAGTATGGTGTGGGACTTGCCTATGCAATGGGTCAACACACCATAGCGTTTGACTATAAAAAAATAAAATGGTCTAGTGCTAAAGGCTATAGTGAGTATGGTTGGGATGACTCTGATGTCTATGCCGTTGGTTATCAATACACGGAAAATGAATGGACCGTAAGACTTGGTTACAATCATGCTAGTTCAGCTGTAGTAGAAGGATCTGATGCAAGACTTAACTTCTTTAACCTATTAGGTTTCCCTGCAACAGCAGAAGATCATTATACAGTAGGTGCCAGTTACGAATTCAGTAAACAGTATTCTCTTGATCTAGCCTATGTGCATCAAGACAATAATAACGAAACATTTGATGTAAGCGGTTTATTTGGTCCAGGTGCCACTGTAAGTACGGATCATGCGGAAGAGAGTGTCTCTTTTCAGTTAGCCTATAAATTTTAA
- a CDS encoding TolC family protein: MRIVVGLFLPLFVFAQNYGLKTLIEHANKENGLIQAKDIRVTAKQEEVEAAKSAYWPTVDIGANHSYISPNNIVNPGQTSSAFATVNLEIYDGGRKSALLDAKRYEHEAALFEKRAFEKSITLEIVRHYYGLQKLKATLQALEERSVELKAQIKRIKKFKSAGLSTQEEVDKLQAEFDSNNYTMANTHLELVSSEKNLQLLSGLSAAQLKRDSFKEPENERFETFETIKMLEANANAIGEQSNIIDAGYRPQVSISDTYNKSHFDDTVSLGELSGDGLLLDHQNTLMISVNMRLFDNGKMAKESEAVKYQKLALLSEIDHAKQEQQMNFDLSQKSLETIRTRLKSAKSALRAAKSTYAVLKNKFEVGLIDNIAFLDALTQKTVAQSRYKETLYDYEIGKSIYYYYAGKDPKEFIR; this comes from the coding sequence ATGAGAATAGTAGTAGGATTGTTTTTGCCTTTGTTTGTTTTTGCCCAAAATTACGGGTTAAAGACATTGATAGAACATGCAAATAAAGAGAACGGATTAATTCAAGCAAAAGACATAAGAGTGACTGCCAAACAAGAGGAAGTAGAAGCAGCCAAAAGTGCTTATTGGCCGACAGTGGATATCGGTGCAAATCACAGTTACATCTCACCGAATAACATAGTCAACCCGGGGCAAACCTCAAGTGCATTTGCTACGGTGAATCTGGAGATATATGACGGCGGCAGAAAAAGTGCATTGCTTGATGCCAAACGTTATGAACATGAAGCAGCGCTTTTTGAAAAACGTGCGTTTGAAAAAAGTATTACGCTTGAAATCGTGCGTCATTATTACGGATTGCAGAAGCTCAAGGCAACACTGCAGGCTCTGGAAGAACGTTCTGTTGAGTTGAAAGCACAGATAAAGCGTATCAAAAAATTTAAGAGTGCAGGCCTTTCTACACAAGAAGAGGTGGATAAACTTCAGGCAGAGTTTGACAGTAATAATTATACGATGGCTAATACGCACTTGGAGTTGGTAAGCAGTGAAAAAAATCTGCAGCTCCTAAGCGGTCTGTCTGCTGCACAGTTAAAAAGAGACTCTTTTAAAGAACCCGAAAATGAGCGATTTGAAACTTTTGAAACTATCAAAATGCTTGAAGCCAATGCCAATGCCATCGGTGAGCAGTCCAATATCATTGATGCAGGCTACAGACCACAGGTAAGCATATCTGATACGTACAATAAATCACATTTTGATGATACGGTTTCTTTGGGTGAACTGAGTGGAGATGGATTACTGCTTGATCATCAGAACACATTGATGATCTCTGTGAACATGAGGCTTTTTGACAATGGAAAAATGGCAAAAGAGAGTGAAGCGGTAAAGTATCAGAAGTTGGCATTGCTCTCAGAGATCGATCATGCAAAACAAGAACAACAGATGAATTTCGATCTCTCACAAAAAAGTCTGGAGACGATACGTACAAGACTTAAAAGTGCCAAAAGTGCTCTGCGTGCTGCAAAAAGTACCTATGCGGTGCTCAAAAACAAATTTGAAGTGGGTTTGATCGACAATATTGCTTTTCTTGATGCACTGACGCAAAAAACAGTTGCCCAGTCACGGTACAAAGAGACACTTTATGATTATGAGATCGGTAAGTCGATCTATTACTATTATGCGGGGAAAGACCCAAAGGAGTTTATTAGATGA
- a CDS encoding YSC84-related protein, protein MYSKKLNPMMLLLLISLAFTQFSFAKPAAQLNAEVDAAIKKFEKEVVGGPEFLSKVKGYLVFPSVIKGGFIVGGEYGEGALRINGTTKHFYSMTSASIGYQAGVQEHSVLIAFLSEASLNNFIQSNGWEAGVDGSITVSDWGKNKDITSISYEKPIVAFIYGAEGLMLGVSIEGTKFQRIIPN, encoded by the coding sequence ATGTACAGTAAAAAATTGAACCCAATGATGCTATTGCTTCTTATCTCTCTTGCCTTTACTCAATTTTCATTTGCAAAACCGGCTGCCCAACTTAATGCAGAGGTTGATGCAGCCATCAAAAAATTTGAAAAAGAAGTGGTAGGGGGACCAGAATTTCTTTCAAAAGTAAAAGGTTATCTTGTCTTTCCTTCTGTCATTAAAGGTGGATTTATCGTTGGAGGTGAATATGGTGAAGGTGCCCTTCGTATCAATGGTACGACAAAACACTTTTACAGTATGACATCCGCTTCCATAGGATACCAGGCCGGTGTTCAAGAGCACTCGGTCCTTATCGCCTTTCTTTCTGAAGCCTCTTTAAACAATTTTATTCAAAGTAACGGATGGGAAGCCGGTGTAGATGGTTCTATCACGGTATCTGACTGGGGGAAAAATAAAGATATCACCTCTATCAGTTATGAAAAACCTATTGTGGCATTTATCTATGGTGCAGAAGGTTTGATGTTAGGTGTCAGTATAGAAGGTACTAAATTCCAAAGGATCATCCCGAATTAA